A region from the Pseudopipra pipra isolate bDixPip1 chromosome 8, bDixPip1.hap1, whole genome shotgun sequence genome encodes:
- the KCNIP2 gene encoding Kv channel-interacting protein 2 isoform X1, giving the protein MRSKGRKESLSDSRDLDGSYDQLTGNPPVQTKKALKQRFLKLLPCCRPKSIPSLSESNVEDEFELSTVCHRPEGLDQLQEQTKFTRKELQVLYRGFKNECPSGIVNEENFKQIYSQFFPQGDSSTYASFLFNAFDTDHDGSVSFEDFVSGLSTILRGTIDDRLNWAFNLYDLNKDGCITKEEMLDIMKSIYDMMGKYTYPAMREEAPREHVENFFQKMDRNKDGVVTIEEFLESCQKDENIMRSMQLFDSVI; this is encoded by the exons gCAATCCGCCAGTCCAAACTAAAAAAGCGCTGAAGCAGCGATTCCTCAAACTGCTGCCCTGCTGCCGGCCCAAATCCATCCCCTCGCTCAGCGAAAGCAA TGTTGAGGATGAGTTTGAGCTCTCCACCGTCTGCCACCGCCCCGAGGGGCTGGATCAGCTTCAGGAGCAGACCAAGTTCACCCGAAAAGAGCTGCAGGTCCTGTACCGAGGCTTCAAAAAT GAGTGCCCGAGCGGCATTGTCAACGAAGAAAACTTCAAGCAGATCTATTCACAGTTCTTCCCTCAGGGAG acTCCAGCACATACGCCAGCTTCCTCTTCAATGCCTTTGACACCGACCACGATGGGTCTGTCAGCTTTGAG GACTTTGTGTCTGGGCTGTCCACCATCCTGCGAGGCACCATTGACGATCGCCTGAACTGGGCCTTCAACCTCTATGACCTGAACAAAGATGGCTGCATCACCAaagag GAAATGCTGGACATCATGAAGTCCATCTACGACATGATGGGCAAATATACCTACCCGGCCATGCGGGAGGAAGCGCCCCGGGAGCACGTGGAGAACTTCTTCCAG AAAATGGACCGGAACAAGGATGGTGTGGTGACAATTGAGGAGTTCCTGGAATCCTGCCAGAAG GACGAGAACATCATGCGGTCCATGCAGCTCTTCGACAGTGTGATTTAG